A genomic region of Anopheles coustani chromosome 3, idAnoCousDA_361_x.2, whole genome shotgun sequence contains the following coding sequences:
- the LOC131258839 gene encoding serine/threonine-protein phosphatase alpha-2 isoform isoform X6: MSDVELSNIDHLIAMLLEVRGARPGKNVQLSETDIRLLCLKSREIFLSQPILLELEAPLKICGDIHGQYYDLLRLFEYGSFPPESNYLFLGDYVDRGKQSLETICLLLAYKIKYPENFFLLRGNHECASINRIYGFYDECKRRYNIKMWKTFTDCFNCLPVAAIVDEKIFCCHGGLSPDLQSMEQIRRIMRPTDVPDQGLLCDLLWSDPDKDTNGYGENDRGVSFTFGVDIVGKFLTKHDFDLICRAHQVVEDGYEFFAKRQLVTLFSAPNYCGEFDNAGAMMSVDDTLMCSFQTFPAPLKKQSQVPVRLYSFNKNKNL, encoded by the exons ATGTCGGACGTGGAGTTATCAAACATAGATCATCTGATTGCGATGCTTTTAGAAG TTCGCGGTGCAAGGCCAGGAAAAAATGTACAACTGTCGGAAACGGACATTCGTCTGCTGTGTCTGAAGTCGAGGGAAATTTTTCTCTCCCAACCGATACTGCTCGAGCTGGAGGCACCGTTAAAAATTTGCG GTGATATCCATGGTCAGTATTACGATTTGCTGCGTTTGTTCGAGTACGGTAGCTTCCCGCCAGAGTCGAATTACCTCTTCCTGGGTGATTATGTCGACCGGGGAAAGCAGTCGCTGGAGACGATCTGTTTGCTGCTGGCGTACAAAATCAAGTACCCGGAAAATTTCTTCTTACTGCGCGGCAACCATGAGTGTGCTAGCATCAACAGAATTTATGG CTTCTACGATGAGTGCAAGCGGCGCTACAATATTAAGATGTGGAAAACATTTACCGATTGCTTCAACTGTCTGCCGGTGGCGGCCATCGTCGACGAAAAGATCTTCTGCTGCCACGGCGGTCTCAGCCCGGACCTGCAGTCGATGGAGCAAATCCGGCGCATTATGCGACCGACAGATGTGCCAGACCAGGGACTGCTGTGCGATCTGCTCTGGTCCGACCCGGACAAGGATACGAACGGCTACGGCGAGAATGACCGTGGTGTGAGCTTCACGTTTGGTGTCGAT ATTGTCGGCAAGTTTCTCACTAAGCACGACTTTGACCTAATCTGTCGGGCACATCAGGTGGTGGAGGATGGCTATGAGTTCTTCGCCAAGCGACAGCTGGTGACCCTCTTCTCCGCCCCCAACTATTGTGGCGAGTTCGATAACGCCG GTGCAATGATGTCCGTCGACGACACGCTGATGTGCTCGTTCCAAA CTTTCCCCGCCCCCctaaaaaaacaatcccagGTTCCCGTACGTTTGTATtctttcaacaaaaacaaaaatctgtaA
- the LOC131258839 gene encoding serine/threonine-protein phosphatase alpha-2 isoform isoform X2, translated as MSDVELSNIDHLIAMLLEVRGARPGKNVQLSETDIRLLCLKSREIFLSQPILLELEAPLKICGDIHGQYYDLLRLFEYGSFPPESNYLFLGDYVDRGKQSLETICLLLAYKIKYPENFFLLRGNHECASINRIYGFYDECKRRYNIKMWKTFTDCFNCLPVAAIVDEKIFCCHGGLSPDLQSMEQIRRIMRPTDVPDQGLLCDLLWSDPDKDTNGYGENDRGVSFTFGVDIVGKFLTKHDFDLICRAHQVVEDGYEFFAKRQLVTLFSAPNYCGEFDNAGAMMSVDDTLMCSFQILKPADKRKFQYGGLNSGRPVTPPRSYSKNKKK; from the exons ATGTCGGACGTGGAGTTATCAAACATAGATCATCTGATTGCGATGCTTTTAGAAG TTCGCGGTGCAAGGCCAGGAAAAAATGTACAACTGTCGGAAACGGACATTCGTCTGCTGTGTCTGAAGTCGAGGGAAATTTTTCTCTCCCAACCGATACTGCTCGAGCTGGAGGCACCGTTAAAAATTTGCG GTGATATCCATGGTCAGTATTACGATTTGCTGCGTTTGTTCGAGTACGGTAGCTTCCCGCCAGAGTCGAATTACCTCTTCCTGGGTGATTATGTCGACCGGGGAAAGCAGTCGCTGGAGACGATCTGTTTGCTGCTGGCGTACAAAATCAAGTACCCGGAAAATTTCTTCTTACTGCGCGGCAACCATGAGTGTGCTAGCATCAACAGAATTTATGG CTTCTACGATGAGTGCAAGCGGCGCTACAATATTAAGATGTGGAAAACATTTACCGATTGCTTCAACTGTCTGCCGGTGGCGGCCATCGTCGACGAAAAGATCTTCTGCTGCCACGGCGGTCTCAGCCCGGACCTGCAGTCGATGGAGCAAATCCGGCGCATTATGCGACCGACAGATGTGCCAGACCAGGGACTGCTGTGCGATCTGCTCTGGTCCGACCCGGACAAGGATACGAACGGCTACGGCGAGAATGACCGTGGTGTGAGCTTCACGTTTGGTGTCGAT ATTGTCGGCAAGTTTCTCACTAAGCACGACTTTGACCTAATCTGTCGGGCACATCAGGTGGTGGAGGATGGCTATGAGTTCTTCGCCAAGCGACAGCTGGTGACCCTCTTCTCCGCCCCCAACTATTGTGGCGAGTTCGATAACGCCG GTGCAATGATGTCCGTCGACGACACGCTGATGTGCTCGTTCCAAATCCTGAAGCCAGCCGACAAACGTAAGTTCCAATACGGTGGCCTCAACTCCGGACGGCCGGTAACACCACCGAGGAGTtacagtaaaaacaaaaagaaataa
- the LOC131258839 gene encoding serine/threonine-protein phosphatase alpha-2 isoform isoform X5, with the protein MSDVELSNIDHLIAMLLEVRGARPGKNVQLSETDIRLLCLKSREIFLSQPILLELEAPLKICGDIHGQYYDLLRLFEYGSFPPESNYLFLGDYVDRGKQSLETICLLLAYKIKYPENFFLLRGNHECASINRIYGFYDECKRRYNIKMWKTFTDCFNCLPVAAIVDEKIFCCHGGLSPDLQSMEQIRRIMRPTDVPDQGLLCDLLWSDPDKDTNGYGENDRGVSFTFGVDIVGKFLTKHDFDLICRAHQVVEDGYEFFAKRQLVTLFSAPNYCGEFDNAGAMMSVDDTLMCSFQILKPADKRKKVCQQMGGSAQNTLQFRQCR; encoded by the exons ATGTCGGACGTGGAGTTATCAAACATAGATCATCTGATTGCGATGCTTTTAGAAG TTCGCGGTGCAAGGCCAGGAAAAAATGTACAACTGTCGGAAACGGACATTCGTCTGCTGTGTCTGAAGTCGAGGGAAATTTTTCTCTCCCAACCGATACTGCTCGAGCTGGAGGCACCGTTAAAAATTTGCG GTGATATCCATGGTCAGTATTACGATTTGCTGCGTTTGTTCGAGTACGGTAGCTTCCCGCCAGAGTCGAATTACCTCTTCCTGGGTGATTATGTCGACCGGGGAAAGCAGTCGCTGGAGACGATCTGTTTGCTGCTGGCGTACAAAATCAAGTACCCGGAAAATTTCTTCTTACTGCGCGGCAACCATGAGTGTGCTAGCATCAACAGAATTTATGG CTTCTACGATGAGTGCAAGCGGCGCTACAATATTAAGATGTGGAAAACATTTACCGATTGCTTCAACTGTCTGCCGGTGGCGGCCATCGTCGACGAAAAGATCTTCTGCTGCCACGGCGGTCTCAGCCCGGACCTGCAGTCGATGGAGCAAATCCGGCGCATTATGCGACCGACAGATGTGCCAGACCAGGGACTGCTGTGCGATCTGCTCTGGTCCGACCCGGACAAGGATACGAACGGCTACGGCGAGAATGACCGTGGTGTGAGCTTCACGTTTGGTGTCGAT ATTGTCGGCAAGTTTCTCACTAAGCACGACTTTGACCTAATCTGTCGGGCACATCAGGTGGTGGAGGATGGCTATGAGTTCTTCGCCAAGCGACAGCTGGTGACCCTCTTCTCCGCCCCCAACTATTGTGGCGAGTTCGATAACGCCG GTGCAATGATGTCCGTCGACGACACGCTGATGTGCTCGTTCCAAATCCTGAAGCCAGCCGACAAAC GCAAAAAAGTGTGTCAACAAATGGGAGGGAGCGCGCAAAATACGCTACAGTTTCGACAGTGTAGGTAA
- the LOC131258839 gene encoding serine/threonine-protein phosphatase alpha-2 isoform isoform X3, with product MSDVELSNIDHLIAMLLEVRGARPGKNVQLSETDIRLLCLKSREIFLSQPILLELEAPLKICGDIHGQYYDLLRLFEYGSFPPESNYLFLGDYVDRGKQSLETICLLLAYKIKYPENFFLLRGNHECASINRIYGFYDECKRRYNIKMWKTFTDCFNCLPVAAIVDEKIFCCHGGLSPDLQSMEQIRRIMRPTDVPDQGLLCDLLWSDPDKDTNGYGENDRGVSFTFGVDIVGKFLTKHDFDLICRAHQVVEDGYEFFAKRQLVTLFSAPNYCGEFDNAGAMMSVDDTLMCSFQILKPADKRKRWGRGTGQRVACGRVWSSHRMRLPFHH from the exons ATGTCGGACGTGGAGTTATCAAACATAGATCATCTGATTGCGATGCTTTTAGAAG TTCGCGGTGCAAGGCCAGGAAAAAATGTACAACTGTCGGAAACGGACATTCGTCTGCTGTGTCTGAAGTCGAGGGAAATTTTTCTCTCCCAACCGATACTGCTCGAGCTGGAGGCACCGTTAAAAATTTGCG GTGATATCCATGGTCAGTATTACGATTTGCTGCGTTTGTTCGAGTACGGTAGCTTCCCGCCAGAGTCGAATTACCTCTTCCTGGGTGATTATGTCGACCGGGGAAAGCAGTCGCTGGAGACGATCTGTTTGCTGCTGGCGTACAAAATCAAGTACCCGGAAAATTTCTTCTTACTGCGCGGCAACCATGAGTGTGCTAGCATCAACAGAATTTATGG CTTCTACGATGAGTGCAAGCGGCGCTACAATATTAAGATGTGGAAAACATTTACCGATTGCTTCAACTGTCTGCCGGTGGCGGCCATCGTCGACGAAAAGATCTTCTGCTGCCACGGCGGTCTCAGCCCGGACCTGCAGTCGATGGAGCAAATCCGGCGCATTATGCGACCGACAGATGTGCCAGACCAGGGACTGCTGTGCGATCTGCTCTGGTCCGACCCGGACAAGGATACGAACGGCTACGGCGAGAATGACCGTGGTGTGAGCTTCACGTTTGGTGTCGAT ATTGTCGGCAAGTTTCTCACTAAGCACGACTTTGACCTAATCTGTCGGGCACATCAGGTGGTGGAGGATGGCTATGAGTTCTTCGCCAAGCGACAGCTGGTGACCCTCTTCTCCGCCCCCAACTATTGTGGCGAGTTCGATAACGCCG GTGCAATGATGTCCGTCGACGACACGCTGATGTGCTCGTTCCAAATCCTGAAGCCAGCCGACAAACGTAA ACGCTGGGGGAGGGGGACTGGACAGCGGGTGGCGTGTGGACGGGTTTGGTCATCACATCGAATGCGCCTACCTTTCCATCACTAA
- the LOC131261297 gene encoding c-Myc-binding protein homolog gives MTNSNETEEKMGTYKPIDVSKEDFRKYLESTGVLDALTQAFIKCNAQRPKNAIEFVKQQLGDPLQETDVEILRQELRNARKEIEQLKKELSSSKPNTAGDEKLASSLDSETAAQNGTAVVHASVESNVDTPTTASEEMGAAQAAPLGTKEQAKNGEGTKTDAPTDEVQNVPLVEKSEEPEKQGDDKNQN, from the exons ATGACCAATTCCAacgaaaccgaagaaaaaatgGGTACCTACAAG CCGATTGATGTTTCTAAGGAAGACTTCCGTAAATACCTGGAAAGTACAGGAGTACTCGACGCCTTGACACAAGCTTTCATAAAATGCAACGCACAACGTCCCAAAAACGCAATAGAGTTCGTTAAGCAGCAGTTGGGCGATCCACTACAGGAAACGGATGTGGAGATTTTACGGCAGGAGCTACGAAATGCTCGTAAAGAAATTGAGCAGCTGAAAAAAGAATTAAGCTCCAGCAAGCCAAACACGGCCGGTGACGAAAAATTAGCATCGAGCTTGGATTCCGAAACAGCGGCACAAAACGGCACTGCGGTGGTGCACGCGAGCGTGGAATCGAACGTCGACACACCTACCACTGCTTCTGAGGAAATGGGTGCAGCACAGGCGGCACCGCTTGGTACAAAAGAACAAGCCAAAAATGGCGAAGGTACAAAGACCGATGCACCTACCGACGAAGTACAAAACGTGCCACTAGTGGAGAAGTCAGAAGAGCCGGAGAAACAGGGAGATGATAAGAATCAAAACTAA
- the LOC131261296 gene encoding prefoldin subunit 3: protein MEVVELPKLENDQKSYAGIPEAVFVDDVEKYMKDSGNEDSVERVLKNFDEQHSKYRFMEYSMISRKRRLRQQIPDLTKNLEMIKILRDQSDDQETQFLLSEQVFVKTTMPPTKTVCLWLGANVMLEYPLDEAEELLRQNKKSAEVNLRCLEHDQEFLRDQITTTEVNMARVHNYDVKKRQALKASGEDKS from the exons ATGGAGGTTGTAGAATTACCAAAACTAGAGAACGACCAAAAATCATATGCGGGCATACCGGAGGCCGTGTTTGTG GACGATGTTGAGAAGTACATGAAGGACTCCGGCAACGAGGACAGTGTAGAGAGAGTGCTTAAAAACTTCGATGAGCAGCACAGCAAGTATCGTTTCATGGAGTATAGCATGATTTCTCGTAAACGTCGCCTGCGACAACAAATCCCAGACCTAACGAAAAACCTGGAGATGATAAAGATCCTACGCGACCAATCGGACGACCAGGAGACACAGTTCCTTCTCAGCGAGCAGGTGTTTGTGAAGACCACAATGCCCCCCACGAAAACGGTATGCTTATGGTTGGGGGCTAACGTTATGCTGGAGTACCCTCTGGATGAGGCGGAGGAGTTGTTAcgtcaaaacaaaaagtcgGCCGAGGTGAACCTGCGGTGCCTGGAGCACGATCAGGAATTCTTGCGCGACCAAATCACCACTACCGAAGTCAATATGGCACGCGTGCACAATTATGATGTTAAGAAACGGCAAGCCTTGAAGGCCTCCGGGGAGGACAAGTCGTAA
- the LOC131258839 gene encoding serine/threonine-protein phosphatase alpha-2 isoform isoform X4 has translation MSDVELSNIDHLIAMLLEVRGARPGKNVQLSETDIRLLCLKSREIFLSQPILLELEAPLKICGDIHGQYYDLLRLFEYGSFPPESNYLFLGDYVDRGKQSLETICLLLAYKIKYPENFFLLRGNHECASINRIYGFYDECKRRYNIKMWKTFTDCFNCLPVAAIVDEKIFCCHGGLSPDLQSMEQIRRIMRPTDVPDQGLLCDLLWSDPDKDTNGYGENDRGVSFTFGVDIVGKFLTKHDFDLICRAHQVVEDGYEFFAKRQLVTLFSAPNYCGEFDNAGAMMSVDDTLMCSFQILKPADKRSLDAINGNLKHLEGHHLPLE, from the exons ATGTCGGACGTGGAGTTATCAAACATAGATCATCTGATTGCGATGCTTTTAGAAG TTCGCGGTGCAAGGCCAGGAAAAAATGTACAACTGTCGGAAACGGACATTCGTCTGCTGTGTCTGAAGTCGAGGGAAATTTTTCTCTCCCAACCGATACTGCTCGAGCTGGAGGCACCGTTAAAAATTTGCG GTGATATCCATGGTCAGTATTACGATTTGCTGCGTTTGTTCGAGTACGGTAGCTTCCCGCCAGAGTCGAATTACCTCTTCCTGGGTGATTATGTCGACCGGGGAAAGCAGTCGCTGGAGACGATCTGTTTGCTGCTGGCGTACAAAATCAAGTACCCGGAAAATTTCTTCTTACTGCGCGGCAACCATGAGTGTGCTAGCATCAACAGAATTTATGG CTTCTACGATGAGTGCAAGCGGCGCTACAATATTAAGATGTGGAAAACATTTACCGATTGCTTCAACTGTCTGCCGGTGGCGGCCATCGTCGACGAAAAGATCTTCTGCTGCCACGGCGGTCTCAGCCCGGACCTGCAGTCGATGGAGCAAATCCGGCGCATTATGCGACCGACAGATGTGCCAGACCAGGGACTGCTGTGCGATCTGCTCTGGTCCGACCCGGACAAGGATACGAACGGCTACGGCGAGAATGACCGTGGTGTGAGCTTCACGTTTGGTGTCGAT ATTGTCGGCAAGTTTCTCACTAAGCACGACTTTGACCTAATCTGTCGGGCACATCAGGTGGTGGAGGATGGCTATGAGTTCTTCGCCAAGCGACAGCTGGTGACCCTCTTCTCCGCCCCCAACTATTGTGGCGAGTTCGATAACGCCG GTGCAATGATGTCCGTCGACGACACGCTGATGTGCTCGTTCCAAATCCTGAAGCCAGCCGACAAAC
- the LOC131258839 gene encoding serine/threonine-protein phosphatase alpha-2 isoform isoform X1 has product MSDVELSNIDHLIAMLLEVRGARPGKNVQLSETDIRLLCLKSREIFLSQPILLELEAPLKICGDIHGQYYDLLRLFEYGSFPPESNYLFLGDYVDRGKQSLETICLLLAYKIKYPENFFLLRGNHECASINRIYGFYDECKRRYNIKMWKTFTDCFNCLPVAAIVDEKIFCCHGGLSPDLQSMEQIRRIMRPTDVPDQGLLCDLLWSDPDKDTNGYGENDRGVSFTFGVDIVGKFLTKHDFDLICRAHQVVEDGYEFFAKRQLVTLFSAPNYCGEFDNAGAMMSVDDTLMCSFQILKPADKRKFQYGGLNSGRPVTPPRRSREKADGNLNETPEHGEND; this is encoded by the exons ATGTCGGACGTGGAGTTATCAAACATAGATCATCTGATTGCGATGCTTTTAGAAG TTCGCGGTGCAAGGCCAGGAAAAAATGTACAACTGTCGGAAACGGACATTCGTCTGCTGTGTCTGAAGTCGAGGGAAATTTTTCTCTCCCAACCGATACTGCTCGAGCTGGAGGCACCGTTAAAAATTTGCG GTGATATCCATGGTCAGTATTACGATTTGCTGCGTTTGTTCGAGTACGGTAGCTTCCCGCCAGAGTCGAATTACCTCTTCCTGGGTGATTATGTCGACCGGGGAAAGCAGTCGCTGGAGACGATCTGTTTGCTGCTGGCGTACAAAATCAAGTACCCGGAAAATTTCTTCTTACTGCGCGGCAACCATGAGTGTGCTAGCATCAACAGAATTTATGG CTTCTACGATGAGTGCAAGCGGCGCTACAATATTAAGATGTGGAAAACATTTACCGATTGCTTCAACTGTCTGCCGGTGGCGGCCATCGTCGACGAAAAGATCTTCTGCTGCCACGGCGGTCTCAGCCCGGACCTGCAGTCGATGGAGCAAATCCGGCGCATTATGCGACCGACAGATGTGCCAGACCAGGGACTGCTGTGCGATCTGCTCTGGTCCGACCCGGACAAGGATACGAACGGCTACGGCGAGAATGACCGTGGTGTGAGCTTCACGTTTGGTGTCGAT ATTGTCGGCAAGTTTCTCACTAAGCACGACTTTGACCTAATCTGTCGGGCACATCAGGTGGTGGAGGATGGCTATGAGTTCTTCGCCAAGCGACAGCTGGTGACCCTCTTCTCCGCCCCCAACTATTGTGGCGAGTTCGATAACGCCG GTGCAATGATGTCCGTCGACGACACGCTGATGTGCTCGTTCCAAATCCTGAAGCCAGCCGACAAACGTAAGTTCCAATACGGTGGCCTCAACTCCGGACGGCCGGTAACACCACCGAGGA GAAGCAGAGAAAAAGCGGATGGAAATCTTAATGAAACGCCAGAACACGGGGAAAACgattag